The Vibrio aphrogenes genomic interval CCAGTGTTTGCCTTTGCGAATGCCGGTATTTCATTAGAAGGTGTTTCTCTAAGCGGGTTGGCATCGACTGTACCGATGGGGATTGCATTAGGATTATTAGTGGGTAAACCACTGGGTGTGTTTAGCTTTAGTTGGCTATCAGTAAAAGCGGGTATTGCTAAGCTGCCTGAAGGGGTGAATTTCAAACAAATATTTGCTGTATCGGTGTTGTGTGGTATTGGCTTTACGATGTCGATCTTTATTTCATCTTTAGCCTTTACTAATGTTGATGTTGCCTTCGATACCTATTCACGATTAGGCATTTTGATTGGTTCAACTACGGCGGCAGTATTAGGTTATGTACTACTGAATATCTTCTTACCTAAATCAGCAAAATAAGCGGTTTTATCTCAAGACTATCGCTTGATGATAGTGTTGATAAATGCTTATCGAAGAGATCACTTTGAAAGTGATCTCTTTTTTTGGGTGGGGGAAATGTTTATACCAATGGTACTAATTAACCTCAGCTGCGGATAACTATCTGATCATCCTTACTGGTTAAAAGGCTTGATAACTGCATTTAAAACTACTAGGTCGTAATAGCGGTTAATTTTGGATAAAAAAAAGCCCAAATCAATAGGATATGGGCTAAAACAATATAGGAGTTATATATGAAAAAAATTGCAATTAGGCGTAGAAACTGGGTGAAGCGCTTAAGCTAGAATTCTCACTCATCAGCTTATCCTCACTTGCTACATAATATAGGACTGAGCGTTATTCATTCAGTTCCATCTTTTTTCAAATAATTTTATGTCTTTTTTAACCATTTGATATTGTTGATTATTTAAATATTGTTTATCAGTTGTTTCACAATTGTGATCGTGGGCACTTGCCTGATTTGCCCATCTTGATAGTATTCAAACAAGCGTTTAATACAGGCAGTTGAAATGGCAGTAAGAAATAAGACAAAAGCAAAAATCATGGATGTAGCAGAAGCATTATTTGCTGAGCATGGCTTCAATGACACCTCTTTACGCAGTATTACGACCAAAGCCAATGTGAACTTGGCTTCAGTTAATTATCATTTTGGTGATAAGAAAACCTTAGTTCGAGCAGTTCTCAATCGTTACTTAGAAGCGTTTATGCCTGAGTTAGAAAAAACATTAACCGAACTTAATACCCGAGATCATTACACCATGACTGAGGTTTTTAATACCTTAGTCCAGCCTTTACTTTCTTTGGATAAAGTGCGGCCTAATGGAGCCAGCCGCTTTATGCTATTAACGGGGAGAGGGTATACCGATGTGCAAGGTCATTTACGTTGGTTTATTACGACACGTTACAGCACGGTGTTGAATTTATTTACATTATCAGTTCAAAAGGCTAATCCGAATTTAGATCCTGAGACTTTATTTTGGCGACTTCACTTTACGCTTGGGACTTGTGTTTTCACCATGTCTTCCAGCAAAGCATTAGCAGAAATCGCTTATAACTCTTATGGGAAGAAAGTCGATTCAGATGTTCTCATTCAACAATTAATTCCCTTCTTAGCCGCTGGCGTGGCAGCGCAAGAATAGGGTCAACAATAATAATTACACTCATTAACGTGGAAAAAGGAATAGATTATGAGCTCACTAAGACAAAAATGGATCAGTGACCCAGCGTTTAAATGGTTTAAACAAGTGTTACCCCCTCTTTCAAATACGGAGCGTGAAGCGATGGAAGCGGGGAGTGTCTGGTGGGATGGACAATTATTTTCAGGCACACCGGATTGGCAGACCTTGCATCATTACCCTAAGCCTAAACTGACACAAGAAGAGCAATCTTTTATTGATAATCAAGTCGAAACCTTATTGGCGATGCTCGATGATTATAAAATTGTGCAAGAAGATAGAGATCTCCCAGAAGAAGTATGGGACTACATCCGTAAAGAGAAGTTTTTTGCATTAATTATTGATAAAGCATACGGAGGCCTCAATTTTTCCGCCCATGCTAACTCTACGATTGTAACGAAAATTGCCACTCGAAGTATCAGTGCTGCCGTAACTGTAATGGTACCAAACTCTTTAGGCCCTGGTGAGCTGCTTTCTCATTATGGTACTCAAGAGCAAAAAGACTATTGGTTACCACGTTTAGCCGATGGTACGGATATTCCTTGTTTTGCCTTAACGGGCCCAGAAGCGGGTTC includes:
- a CDS encoding TetR/AcrR family transcriptional regulator yields the protein MAVRNKTKAKIMDVAEALFAEHGFNDTSLRSITTKANVNLASVNYHFGDKKTLVRAVLNRYLEAFMPELEKTLTELNTRDHYTMTEVFNTLVQPLLSLDKVRPNGASRFMLLTGRGYTDVQGHLRWFITTRYSTVLNLFTLSVQKANPNLDPETLFWRLHFTLGTCVFTMSSSKALAEIAYNSYGKKVDSDVLIQQLIPFLAAGVAAQE